The following proteins are co-located in the Festucalex cinctus isolate MCC-2025b chromosome 15, RoL_Fcin_1.0, whole genome shotgun sequence genome:
- the LOC144002397 gene encoding uncharacterized protein LOC144002397, protein MSIIVCDYYCACLVLTEGAFERAASLPLTSGNWSRLSVLCDTPYESTKRIDEELEERFATCVMRHKSSSNRKKDANPRRRPPQLPPMPAPRGRRPPQPPPPATTRGRRPPQPPPPANPRRPRPSSPQSPPSPPQPGPSGIGQPAAAPRTQRYRPGSKALKEIRKYQKSTNLLLRKAPFSRLVREVCQVMGKGDLRWQNHALMAVQEASEAFLVYLLSNANLLTMNAKRATLFNTDILLARHLHGLDDM, encoded by the exons atgtCAATTATTGTATGTGATTATTATTGTGCGTGTTTGGTGTTGACTGAGGGGGCGTTTGAGCGAGCGGCGTCACTTCCGTTGACTTCCGGAAATTGGTCGAGGCTGAGCGTACTGTGCGATACACCGTACGAGTCCACGAAACGGATTGACGAAGAACTCGAAGAAAG GTTTGCGACCTGCGTCATGCGCCACAAAAGCTCATCCAACCGGAAAAAAGACGCCAACCCGCGTCGCCGCCCACCACAGCTGCCTCCTATGCCTGCCCCCCGCGGGCGCCGCCCACCGCAGCCGCCACCTCCGGCAACCACCCGCGGGCGCCGCCCACCGCAGCCGCCACCTCCGGCAAACCCCCGCAGGCCCCGCCCGTCTTCCCCACAGTCGCCGCCGTCGCCACCGCAGCCAGGCCCATCCGGCATCG GGCAACCGGCGGCGGCGCCCAGAACGCAAAGGTACCGCCCGGGGTCCAAGGCCCTGAAGGAGATCCGCAAGTACCAGAAGAGCACCAACCTCCTCCTCAGGAAAGCGCCCTTCTCTCGTCTG GTCCGCGAGGTGTGCCAGGTTATGGGCAAAGGTGACTTGAGGTGGCAAAACCATGCTCTAATGGCAGTTCAAGAG GCATCCGAAGCCTTCTTGGTGTACCTGCTGAGCAACGCCAACCTGCTCACCATGAATGCTAAGCGAGCCACGCTGTTCAACACCGACATTTTGCTGGCTCGACATCTCCATGGCCTGGATGACATGTGA
- the LOC144002836 gene encoding E3 ubiquitin-protein ligase TRIM35-like, producing MASQIQDNLCCPACLEIFNEPVILLCSHSFCRGCVQQWWRLKGDRTCPLCGTECTLTELPLNLALKSVCEALSQASVESEDMCRLHKKKLQFICLNHQQFACLLCRDAEIHAGHKFRPLNEFVNDHKEKLRRVLQGAKNKLDDYDAIRDNCNEQAAHIKVQVELVESKIKKDFEELHRFLQVEEEARLFAVREEEQKKSQMMKDEIEALSRDILALSDVIRSTEEQLTSDPVSFLKNFQTALTKINKLPDKPKRLSGALLDEAKHVGNLKFSVWERMKEMASFSPVILDPNTADPELSLSEDLTSVCYGKRQRCPMNPERFQSNCVLGSALAPGTHEWDVEVGNNTIWHLGVAWGDPCLPHNMHVWSIVFSDDKYKKFTNQYGSWNPPVKLQRIRVRVDTNKKSVSFTESLTKVELCKTKASDWPHLSGNMFPFFWTRDEIPLTIIPLPLQVTTQSQ from the coding sequence ATGGCAAGCCAAATCCAGGACAATCTCTGCTGTCCGGCCTGTTTGGAGATCTTTAACGAGCCAGTCATACTGCTTTGCAGTCACAGCTTCTGTCGTGGGTGCGTGCAGCAGTGGTGGAGGCTGAAAGGAGATAGAACGTGTCCACTCTGTGGGACCGAGTGCACCTTGACGGAGCTACCTTTGAACTTGGCACTGAAGAGCGTGTGTGAGGCCCTTTCACAAGCCTCAGTGGAGTCGGAGGACATGTGCAGATTGCACAAGAAGAAACTACAATTCATCTGTTTGAACCACCAACAGTTTGCGTGCCTCCTCTGTAGAGATGCAGAAATCCACGCTGGCCACAAGTTCCGTCCTCTCAATGAATTTGTGAACGATCACAAAGAGAAACTTCGGCGTGTCCTGCAGGGCGCAAAGAACAAACTTGATGATTATGATGCAATCAGAGACAACTGCAATGAACAAGCGGCGCACATCAAGGTCCAGGTGGAGCTGGTGGAAAGCaagattaagaaggattttgaGGAGCTTCATCGTTTCCTGCAGGTTGAGGAGGAGGCCAGGTTGTTTGCTGTAAGGGAGGAAGAGCAAAAGAAGAGCCAGATGATGAAGGATGAGATTGAAGCTCTCAGCAGAGACATCCTCGCTCTCTCAGATGTAATTAGAAGCACAGAGGAGCAGCTGACATCTGACCCAGTTTCCTTCTTAAAGAACTTCCAAACTGCCCTGACCAAAATCAATAAGCTGCCCGACAAGCCCAAGCGACTTTCAGGAGCTCTGTTGGATGAAGCCAAACATGTGGGCAACCTCAAGTTCAGCGTGTGGGAACGAATGAAGGAGATGGCCTCCTTCAGTCCCGTGATTCTGGACCCAAACACGGCCGATCCAGAACTCAGTCTGTCTGAAGATCTGACCAGCGTGTGTTATGGAAAAAGGCAGCGGTGTCCAATGAATCCAGAGAGGTTCCAGTCGAACTGTGTGCTTGGTTCTGCTCTGGCCCCTGGGACACACGAGTGGGATGTAGAGGTGGGAAACAACACTATCTGGCATCTGGGGGTGGCGTGGGGGGACCCTTGTTTGCCACACAACATGCATGTATGGAGCATTGTATTTAGTGATGATAAATACAAGAAGTTCACTAACCAATATGGCTCCTGGAATCCACCAGTGAAGCTACAGAGGATCAGAGTTCGTGTGGATACTAACAAAAAATCCGTTTCATTCACTGAATCTCTTACAAAGGTTGAATTGTGCAAAACAAAAGCTTCCGATTGGCCACATTTGTCTGGAAACATGTTTCCTTTCTTTTGGACACGTGATGAAATTCCTCTGACAATAATTCCACTTCCACTTCAGGTTACGACTCAAAGTCAGTGA